Part of the Streptomyces sp. NBC_00457 genome, TTCCTCGACCCTGATCGGCGAGCTGTTCGTCATCGGCTTCGCCGGTCTGGTCGCGATGAAGGACGACGATCTGTCCATGACCACGGTGTGGACGGTCAGCGGCATCGCGATGTTCCTGTGCCTGGTGCTGTGCGGCCTGGTGACCCGCCCCGGCGGCGTCGCCCTCGGCTGGGCCCTCCAGATCGCCCTCATCGCCTCCGGCTTCATCGTGCCGAGCATGTTCTTCCTGGGGGCGGTCTTCGCGGCGCTGTGGTGGGCCTCGGTGCACTACGGCCGGAAGATCGACGAGGCGAAGGCCAGATTCGCGGCAGCCCAGGCGGATCAGCCTGACGCTGCGTAACAAGCACCAGGTTGCGCCCCGTATGCTCAGAGCCTGGGTCCCACCCCCGGCCGGGCGCGCGACGCCTGGCACGCACGCTCGCCGCGTTGCCGAACCGCCCACGTGGCTCCGCCACGAGGGCGATCCGGCGCCTTGCGATCGCACGCACCAGACGCCGCGCGCTGATCCGGCCGGAGATGGGACCCAGGCTCCAACACCACCCCGCACAACCTTTGATTCAAAGGAGCTCGCTCGTGACCCAGCGCACCCTCGTCCTCCTCAAGCCCGACGCCGTACGTCGTGGCTTGACCGGCGAGATCATCGGCCGTATCGAGCGCAAGGCGGGCTGGCGGATC contains:
- a CDS encoding DUF4233 domain-containing protein; this encodes MRTLCSSTLIGELFVIGFAGLVAMKDDDLSMTTVWTVSGIAMFLCLVLCGLVTRPGGVALGWALQIALIASGFIVPSMFFLGAVFAALWWASVHYGRKIDEAKARFAAAQADQPDAA